DNA from Chrysemys picta bellii isolate R12L10 chromosome 13, ASM1138683v2, whole genome shotgun sequence:
TATTCTGAGCATGAATCACCAGCTTGTAAACAGGTAAATGTGGGAGTAAAAGGGAAAACATAAGTTTGATTCCCAAGGTGGGTGTCTTTAATTAAAATGGACATAAGAATTTATTCTTACTTCCCAAATTTACCATGCCCCCCCCAGCCAATTTgacttaataaattaataaatcatTGCATCCCATGCCTTTACGCGTATATATATATCTCACtttttcccattaattttaaatacaaCTCCCAGAGCACAAACTCCATAGCACTTGTGTACTCTGACAATTGCAACATACCATATAAGGCAAACATGCCAGGCCAAACTTTAAGGCCATCCACCCTGCACacagaggtgggaaggggagttTGGGATTTGCCTGGCACTTCTAATCATGGCCAGATACAGAGAGGGTCTTCTGAAGCAGTGCCTTACCCTGCTTTGAGCCCAACACAGTATGCTTTTTACACCCACTGTGGCAACCTGGTTCTGAGTGCATCTGTATGGGACAATTTTGCCTGCCAGCATGATAAAATTCATAGGGCACTGGATTGGTATTAAgatctggtttctattcctggctccaggGCTGTCTCTAGGGGGGTGCGGGCCCAGGGTGGAAGTAACAAATCTGTCACTTCTGGGACTGACCCGTCACTTACAGGACCTATCACACCGGCCAATTGCATTGGCCTGCGGGGCCTACCAAAGCGTGGGGCCCGGAGCAGTCGCCCCAATTCGccatacccaagggatggctctgcctGGCTTTACCCCTGACTGGATGAGctaccttgggtaaatcacttaactTCTGTGCCTTAATACGTAAAATGAGAATACTGACACTCACCCGCCTTTGTACAACACTTAAAGATCTACAGATGAAATCTACAGACATCACAAGCCTCAGAGACAATGGATCCAGCCCATACTGGCCTCTAGTAGTCACATCTGGCCACTTGCTGTCCCCACAGCTGGACACTGCTAAAGCCTGAGTGGTTTgggttggggagggagaagaaaagggctggaatctggggaagaaggacagggGTGGATCTGGTGGCTGCTTTTTCCTCCTCTCTGAGGACAGATTGGATCGGGCAGGGGAGAGACTCAAGCGTTTATGCCCATACGGGGACATGGGCACATGCAGTGTCCCACTGTGTGTGCATTTGTCCTAGGGTCACACCAGGGTTGATTACCGTCCAGTGACATCTCCTGGAGATTTGACAACAGCTagagagaagaaaggagaagGCTGCGATCCCTTTCTCCGTCTCAAAGCTTTCCCTCCCCTTAATGATGGTGAGAATAAGTCCCCTCCGCTCCGAAGCCAGCCCTGTTTTTCTTATGAATGACTAGGTCAGAGTCACACACACCAAGTGCCTCCCGCGGAGCTAGAGGCGGTAGTTTACAATTACAACTGTACAAAGTGTGCACCAGGTGGCAGACATCCAGCCAGTGACGTTCCTGTTGCCATGGGATCCACCGCCCCTATAAATAACAGCAAAGGAACTTTCCTAAGTCAGAGACTTTAGGACTCGGGACCTAGAACCAGATGGTCcggaggagaagcagcagccgccgccgcagcAGGATCTGAGCCAGCCCAGGTGGGCAGCACAGCTGGGAAGCCGGACCCAGCACCAGAGACCGAGGCAGGAGTTGCAGGCCCCCCACGTCACCTTTGGCAGCTTGATCCTGTGGCTGGGGGGGCCCCCTGCGctgtctcctcctccctgcacccccccgttGCTTTCATGCAACGCCTGGTGGCCTGGGACCCAGCATGCCTCCCCATCCAGCCACCTGCCTTTAAATCCATGGAAGTGGCCAATTTCTATTACGAGGCGGACTGTCTGGCTGCTCTGAGCAAGGTGCACCCGCGGGCGGCAGGGATCCGCTCCATGACTGAGTTCACCGTAGGGGACCACGAGAGAACCATCGACATCAGCCATTACCTGGACCCCTTAGCATCCCAGCCGCCGCCACCGCAGCCGCAGCCTCCtcctgcaggagcagcagcagggggcaaCTTTGAGCCTccctgcagcagcaacagcagccaaGATTTCCTCTCCGACCTCTTCTCCGAGGACTATAAAGGCGGCAGCAAGAAGCCCGACTACACCTACATCAGCCTGCCCAGGCATTGCCACCCGGGCGCCGGCCAGGGCCAGAAGCTCGGGGGACTGCTGACCTGCTTCCCGCCCCAGATCGTGGAGACCAAAGTGGAGCCGGTCTTCGAGTCCCTGGACTCTTGCAAAGGGCCCTGTAAGGAAGAAGGAGgcgcagggccggggccggggggcatGTCCTCCCCCTACGGCAGCACCATGCGCTCCTACCTCGGTTACCAATCGGTGCCAAGCGGCAGCAGCGGCAACCTGTCCACCTCGTCCTCTTCCAGCCCCCCCGGCACCCCCAATCCGTCCGATTCCTCCAAATCCGGCGGCGGGGGCTACGCCGGGACCCCCGGGGGCAAGAACAAGTCCAAGAAGAGCGTGGACAAGCACAGCGACGAGTACAAGATCCGCCGGGAGAGGAACAACATCGCGGTGCGCAAAAGCCGGGACAAAGCCAAACTGCGCAACCTGGAGACGCAGCACAAAGTGTTGGAACTGACCGCCGAGAACGAGCGGCTGCAAAAGAAAGTGGAGCAGCTCTCCCGGGAGCTGAGCACCCTCAGGAACTTGTTCAAACAGCTGCCCGAGCCCCTGCTGGCCACATCTGGCCACTGCTAGCCCCACCGCTGGACACTGCTAGAGCCGCAGtggttggggttgggggggggggagggagagggagaaagggcttgaatttggggaaggaggatgggaggggggaggggtggatctGGTGGCTGCTTTTTCCCTCCCCTATGAGGACAGATTGGatcggggagggggaagaaatgggGAGAGActcaaggtttttgttttgttgttgttgtcttttATTTGCAATTTGGTGGAAAAATCTTCCGCCGCAGCCTGTTTGTCCTAGGAGGGGGACTCTCCTGGCGGGCGCCGGGGTCCTCAGCACCGTGTGGCGGAATGACAGTTGCcgatggtaatttttttttatgttacAGTCCCACCGAGCCCCCCTTTCCCCGAAGCGGTCTCTCTGCAGAGTTTGTTGAATGTTCGTGTTATTTAAAACAGagcgagagagggagagaaaaagcagAGAGTGATGCAATCCTTTAAACATGGCTGGGAATGCTGTGTACACATGATGCAATCTCGTGTAACTGTCAGTCATGAATTGAGTAATCTGTTAAAGATGttcctggggttttttttattataaagaaaaatctATTTCTATAAGAAAAAAACACATATGTATATTTTGGGATCTATAAACGTTCTTGCTACATTCGAAGCATTAATGAACAATTTTAATAAACTTTATGGCTAGGAAAAAAaggaaacttgttttattttaaaggcaCTTTAAAGCCAGAATGAAATCAGTTGAAATGCCAGCTAGATCTGGctgtgtcaggaatcagggctttCTGTTGGCCTTTTGACTTTCTCCGTGACTCAGCAAAAAAACGGGAGAGAACCAGAGAAGAGCAGCTGTGGGAGCTCCAGCCAGTTCCCCCTTGCTGCCTCACTGAATTTCCTCTAATCCCTTGAGTTAAATGCTGTTTGGGATTTTTTGCAACACTCATAACTCTCCACATGCCAAGACCCAGAGGTGCCATCCAAACCGTGAAAAATGTTTAACAAAGTCCCTCCAGGCGAGGGACAAGGTTAAAGCGTGGGAGCGGGTggggaaaagaaaaagtaaagGAGGAAGTTTGAAATGAGGAGGGATTCTTTCTTTAAAGCTCAAGTGTTTGTAGCCTCTCAGTTTCATGACTCAGCATTTCTAATGTCTGTGGTTTACAGCAATGAATAGTGATAACATGGCATTTTTGTGTTGGATGGCGGTAAATTTGGGCCAGCAATGAGGGACCTCTCTCTCACATAACTAGGGCCCGTGATAAATGTGTGAACAACTCTCTCTATAATTTCCTACTGAGCCTTCTTTTTAAAACGTTTTTCTAAAAGAAGCTGTTGAAACAGTTGAGTTTTTGAAAGGTGGGTGTGTGGTAATGGTGGTGGCAGTGAACAGGTCAGGTATGTGGTTTAGGGTAAAAGTTAGGGTATAGGAGGATGTGTGTATGGAGCCATAAGAACTTTGTGACAAAAATAATAGAAGCTCTGCCAGCAGATGTACTATGTGGGATTTGTCAAGGCCTGTGAGTTACACATGGCTCTCTATAGTTTGCTCTAGTGTACGTGCCTGTAAAATGTTATGAGAGCCTAGAGCTGATTACGTGCAGGGAGTTGGGTACATGTTCAGGTCTtattcagcattttccaacataCTAGGCCTACTCTAAGCACATCCATCTTCTAAATCCAGATGTCGAAAACTACCAGGAAAGAATTTCCTTAACCCCTCTATACTGTGCTTTACAGTAGGGCACAAATGTTCTGTTTCTTTAAGGGTGTGGATTTGAACTTGCTGCCTGTTATATATTTTACTGTAAAGGACAGTGATTGGGAGTGGATGTGGGGTAGCCTTAAATTTGGTGTTTGTTGATACTGATTTTACTCACAAAATATGTGGTTAATGAGGgagttgtttttaattttcagtcaCAGTGATCACATCTTCCTCAGGCAGGGAAAACTAGAGTCTACAGTGGAGTTGATCATGTAACTCTCTGTTCATGCATATCTCCCATAGCCCTCACGAGGAGCTATGCAAGAGTAAGGAGTGTGGGATTAGATTCAATGCAGCTGTATTTCCCTTTTGCTTTGCAGTTTATACAAAGTAATTAAGGGACTTTTCTGAGCCCCTAGAATCAGGCTTTTTGGGGTTATCTAGTCAACCTTCCTGCATTGTGGCAGGTTCACTTCTTGCAGGCTGGCTGGATGTCAGGTCTTGCCTTGAATCTACCTAGTGATGGTGATTTCCACAATCTCCCATTACCACTGGTTCCACGGTTCCACGGTTGAACTGTTCTCCTAGTTACAAAACTTATCCTAATATTTAGACCCTATTCTCTTTTCTGCAGTGAAGGCCCATTTGTTCTCAAACTTGTAAGTGATGGTTCTGAGTTACATGGGAGGACTGCTGGCTTTAGAGTTGCTGAATGAAGGGCTGGAAATATCCCCAGGAACATTTCTTATTTCATTTATAAAGGACAAAATTTCCATCCAAATCTGTGTGTGGAGGGCAGATGTGAGGGGGAATGGAACTGAAAGAGAAGACATATTAAAGATcctaatatttgtttaaaataacattataaatcagtgggccaaattccagcagtggagttgcaccagagATGATGGATGGGCTAACCTGTTGCCTTTAAGCCTGGACTTGCTATAATTTAACTGGGACCCACACAGCTGTAATCAAGACAGATTGACaggggtactggaacaatttttatagtgggggtgctgagacccATTGAATCAAATTGTAAACACTTtacataatggaaaccacttcaagtcagggggtgcgggagcaccccttccctccccccaacatcccTATTTCCAGCATTTATGCAGATTGATATAAAGACTACTTGGATTATTGCTACAGAATCTAATGCCTCCCTTAATTTGGACCATGTGTAACTCAGCTGGGATGTATCAGTACAACACTGAGCTTTGGTGAGGTAGGTATTACTACCCCTAGTTTACAGataaaaactgaagcaaaatgttGTGATTTGCCTTAGGCCTCAGAGGGCATCTGTGTCAAAGCCAGGATAAGAATTCATGAATCTCTGGTTCTGTGTGTTTTATCCAGCCACCTACCTTACAGTTGAGCAGCTTTGCAATGATTTTAGGTGTGTATGGGCCATGGAATACGAGTCTTCAGAAAAAATACCTCACAATTAAAAGATTTCGTCGTATAAAATATGCAGGGACTGTTATCTGggggaaaacagaaacaaaaaacaactaaACAAAGCAATCTGGGCAATCCATCCAAGTTTGATCACAGCAGAGAAATGGGGACCATCCCCGTCCAAACCTAGCTCATTCTCAAATATTGATCTAGAGTcccattaaaaatacatttctgctGATTGAAAACAGAGCCTCATGCACCTCACTTGTCACTTTGCTCTGTCTcttctgcttctctgtgttgaGGACGCTCATGGAGGAGCCAAATATATTTTGGGGTGTGATGCTGGAGTCTATatgcaagcaaaactcccattgaagtaaaggaTCAAGATGAGACCCAGGAGCACAATTTTGTTTCCTTTGAAATACGTGCGAACCATTCAGATTTCAGCCTTTTTTTTCCAAGTTATCATTAacacttattttttatttctaccAGCTCATGCTTGCTGACCCCAATGGGGATTTGCTGGGGTAGGAGATAGCAGAATTTCCCCATCTTTAGAAATATAATATTCCTAATGAGAACATAAAATCCCTGCCATATACATTCTGTTTCTAAAGGGTTCTAAATCCCACTTCTGAATCTGCTACACCAGTTGTTCTCAACGGGGGTCCGGGACCCCTGGGGGGTCGCAgaaggtttcagggggtctgccaagcaggaccagcattagatttgctggggcccagggcagaaagctgaagcccgaccgcctggggctgaagcccagggccctgagccccgcccacacaaggctgaagctgaagcctgagcaatgtcgctttgtgggggcccctgtggcatggggcccatgCAGTTGGCCTGCTTActaccccctaacgctggccctggctttaacagttgttgtggcacaggtgggctgtggagtttttatagtatgttgcGGGaggcctcagagagaaaaaggttgagaatccctgtgcTACACCATTTGGATTCAGTGATATTTAATTCCACAACAGAAAATCCATTCCTCAAAATGTATTGTTTAAataaacataatttaaaatattaacaagTTCTAACTTTTAAGCAAGTTATCTCTCAATCTGTCTACCTTGTACTACACTTGTCACCGTGGCATCTGCGTGTCACAGATATTTTAGCAACAGTTTTCTGCATTGCTGATGTTATATGCTGTTGCTTCACATTCTAAAGATGCTTAACTCGCATTGCCTTCCATTAGTTACCCCTGGAATTTTCAGCAGTAGGAATTATTGTTAAAAATTACCCTTGTTTGTGTCTGCATTCATTTTTTCCTGTGTCACACTAATAAATGCAATCTTACAAATTACAAACATGCACAAAAAGATTATTGGAAGGATCAGTCATATATTAATTTAATAACAACAGGTTTGTCTTCTTGAAATCATGTGAGAGCCATCAAATATCTAAAAAAACAGCCCAGGAAAACTATAAATGAGGCAGTATAACTAAGTTTTGATGACTGAGATTTACCCTTGCAATCACAGTAGTCCTAAATTAGAAGGAAGGATGCTGCAACTCAAAATAATATCTGCTTTAAGAAACcgggaaaaaaaaattggaagccAGATTATACCTCATCACTTATGTTTATATTTTAACTTCAGAGTCCAATTATCTCCCTGCACGTTGTGCAGTCAGTCACATAAATACAAAGTGAATGTAGAACATGAATACATCAAAAGGGTAGGATTTGCATCCAGTTTGCCATGATATAACTATACAACATGTAGAGGGCAGTGATGATTTGGGCCCTAACTTCTTTTGCTACATAAAAGTCCTCCTAAAcattagagctggatgaaataaTGCAAACAAAATCCTATGAATTTTTGAATGAATTATGTTTGCACccttttatgtttgttttgtgCAAATATTCGAGAGACAGTTTTATCAGCACAAATCGATGTGTTTCAAATTTGCATGAACCAATGTGAATGGAAAGTAGAGTTAAATTCACACACAACCACAAGTATTTGGGCTGAAAATACTtaccatccaatcagggaacaaaaacaccaccacaaactTAACTGACCAATCACAACTAAACAAATCAGCTCAAATTTTGAATATTTGTCCATAAAGTccataaagttaaaaaaaagtaaaataaaatatgtt
Protein-coding regions in this window:
- the CEBPB gene encoding CCAAT/enhancer-binding protein beta; translation: MQRLVAWDPACLPIQPPAFKSMEVANFYYEADCLAALSKVHPRAAGIRSMTEFTVGDHERTIDISHYLDPLASQPPPPQPQPPPAGAAAGGNFEPPCSSNSSQDFLSDLFSEDYKGGSKKPDYTYISLPRHCHPGAGQGQKLGGLLTCFPPQIVETKVEPVFESLDSCKGPCKEEGGAGPGPGGMSSPYGSTMRSYLGYQSVPSGSSGNLSTSSSSSPPGTPNPSDSSKSGGGGYAGTPGGKNKSKKSVDKHSDEYKIRRERNNIAVRKSRDKAKLRNLETQHKVLELTAENERLQKKVEQLSRELSTLRNLFKQLPEPLLATSGHC